In the Muricauda sp. MAR_2010_75 genome, one interval contains:
- the uvrB gene encoding excinuclease ABC subunit UvrB — translation MKFQVVSEFKPTGDQPQAIKQLVEGIEAGDRHQTLLGVTGSGKTFTVANVMESVQRPTLVLAHNKTLAAQLYSEFKQFFPKNAVEYFVSYYDYYQPEAYIPSSGLYIEKDLSINEDIEKLRLSATSSLLSGRRDVLVVASVSCLYGIGNPVEFQKNVISIHRDQVISRTKFLKQLVQSLYSRTTADFRNGNFRVKGDVVDVFPGYADHAFRIHFFGDEIEEIEALDPFNNKVIEIYDSLNIYPANMFVTSPDVLQNAIHQIQDDLVKQIDYFKEIGRPLEAKRLEERTNFDLEMIRELGYCSGIENYSRYLDGREPGTRPFCLLDYFPDDYLMIIDESHVTIPQVHAMYGGDRSRKENLVEYGFRLPAAMDNRPLKFEEFETLQNQVIYVSATPADYELELSQGVYVEQVIRPTGLLDPIIEVRPSANQIDDLVEEIQQRVELDERTLVTTLTKRMAEELAKYLARIDVRCRYIHSDVDTLERVEIMQDLRKGLFDVLIGVNLLREGLDLPEVSLVAILDADKEGFLRSNRSLTQTVGRAARNLNGKAIMYADTITESMQKTIDETNYRREKQLAYNQENNITPTALNKSLDSALAKNSVSTYHFQKEELRAAEPDLAYITEDQREKLIREKRKAMEKAAKELNFMEAAKLRDEIKSLQES, via the coding sequence ATGAAATTTCAGGTAGTATCAGAGTTCAAACCGACTGGCGACCAGCCGCAGGCCATCAAACAATTGGTGGAAGGTATAGAAGCGGGCGACCGGCATCAAACCCTTCTGGGAGTCACAGGTTCAGGAAAAACATTTACCGTGGCCAATGTGATGGAATCTGTACAACGACCCACTTTGGTATTGGCCCACAACAAAACCTTGGCTGCCCAGTTGTATTCCGAGTTCAAGCAGTTTTTTCCAAAAAATGCGGTGGAATACTTTGTGTCTTATTACGATTACTACCAACCTGAAGCCTATATTCCCTCCAGCGGATTATATATTGAAAAAGACCTTTCCATCAATGAGGATATTGAAAAATTGCGGTTGAGTGCCACCTCCTCTCTCCTTTCCGGCAGAAGGGATGTCTTGGTGGTTGCTTCAGTATCTTGCTTGTATGGTATAGGAAACCCGGTGGAGTTTCAAAAGAATGTGATTTCAATCCATAGAGATCAGGTTATCTCTCGAACAAAATTCCTGAAACAACTTGTTCAAAGTTTGTATTCCAGAACCACAGCAGATTTCAGAAATGGAAATTTTAGGGTAAAGGGAGATGTGGTGGATGTGTTTCCAGGTTATGCAGATCACGCCTTCCGTATCCACTTTTTTGGGGATGAGATTGAGGAAATAGAGGCCTTGGATCCCTTCAACAACAAAGTCATCGAAATCTATGATTCGCTGAACATTTACCCTGCCAATATGTTCGTGACCTCACCAGATGTACTTCAAAACGCCATTCATCAAATTCAGGATGATTTGGTCAAACAAATAGACTACTTTAAGGAGATAGGTCGACCCTTGGAAGCCAAAAGACTGGAAGAACGTACCAATTTTGATTTGGAGATGATTCGAGAATTGGGCTATTGCTCAGGGATTGAAAACTACTCCCGTTATCTGGATGGTCGTGAGCCAGGAACAAGACCCTTCTGTTTGCTGGATTATTTCCCAGATGATTACTTGATGATCATTGATGAAAGTCACGTAACCATCCCCCAAGTTCATGCTATGTACGGAGGTGACCGCTCGCGAAAAGAAAATTTGGTGGAATATGGTTTCCGACTGCCAGCCGCCATGGACAACCGACCGCTCAAGTTTGAAGAGTTTGAGACGCTCCAAAATCAAGTGATTTATGTAAGTGCCACTCCAGCTGATTACGAATTGGAATTGAGCCAAGGCGTTTATGTGGAGCAGGTGATTCGACCAACTGGTCTTTTGGACCCTATTATTGAAGTGCGGCCAAGTGCCAACCAAATTGATGATTTGGTGGAGGAAATCCAACAGCGAGTGGAACTGGATGAACGTACATTGGTGACCACCTTGACCAAACGTATGGCAGAGGAACTTGCAAAGTATTTGGCCCGAATCGATGTACGATGCCGTTACATTCACAGTGATGTGGATACCTTGGAGCGGGTGGAAATCATGCAAGATTTACGAAAAGGATTATTTGATGTCTTGATTGGTGTAAACCTATTGCGGGAAGGACTGGATTTGCCCGAAGTTTCGCTAGTTGCCATTTTGGATGCTGATAAAGAAGGGTTTTTACGAAGCAACCGTTCCTTGACCCAAACCGTGGGTCGTGCAGCTCGAAACTTGAACGGAAAGGCGATTATGTATGCCGATACCATCACGGAGAGTATGCAAAAGACCATTGATGAAACCAATTATCGACGGGAAAAGCAATTGGCCTACAACCAAGAAAATAATATTACACCAACTGCATTGAACAAAAGTCTGGATAGTGCCTTGGCCAAAAATTCGGTTTCTACTTACCACTTTCAAAAAGAAGAGCTTAGAGCTGCGGAACCCGATTTAGCATATATTACCGAAGACCAACGGGAAAAGTTGATTCGGGAAAAACGGAAGGCGATGGAAAAAGCAGCCAAGGAACTCAACTTTATGGAAGCTGCTAAATTACGTGATGAAATAAAATCACTCCAAGAATCATGA
- a CDS encoding LON peptidase substrate-binding domain-containing protein codes for MKLPLFPLQSVFYPGETVPLHIFEERYKQLINDCRREAITFGIPVFINNTMTYGTEVQLVEVVNTYKNGEMDVVCVGRQVFKVLSFEQQMNGKLYSGGEVEFMDVENDADEDLREEVLQKVEVLYDLMDVPFTKTSPKQFNSYALAHKMGLSFEQEYELLQIPKEKDRLLYIKEHLDSTTSLLSQVNRTKAVIEMNGHFKNFDPLDFEDFKI; via the coding sequence ATGAAATTACCTCTATTTCCCTTGCAGTCGGTTTTTTATCCGGGAGAAACGGTCCCTCTTCATATTTTTGAGGAGCGCTATAAACAGTTGATCAATGACTGTAGAAGGGAGGCCATTACCTTCGGGATTCCAGTTTTTATCAACAATACCATGACCTATGGAACTGAAGTGCAGTTGGTTGAAGTGGTCAATACATACAAGAACGGTGAAATGGATGTCGTATGCGTGGGGAGACAAGTCTTTAAAGTGCTTTCCTTTGAACAACAGATGAACGGTAAATTGTATTCTGGTGGAGAAGTGGAGTTTATGGATGTTGAAAACGATGCAGACGAAGACCTTCGGGAAGAAGTGTTACAGAAAGTTGAGGTATTATACGACCTTATGGATGTGCCCTTTACCAAAACTTCACCAAAACAGTTCAACAGCTACGCCTTGGCCCACAAAATGGGACTTTCCTTTGAGCAGGAATACGAGTTGCTCCAGATTCCCAAGGAGAAAGACCGGTTATTGTACATCAAGGAACATTTAGATTCCACAACATCGTTGCTAAGCCAGGTGAACCGTACCAAGGCTGTCATTGAAATGAACGGTCACTTCAAAAATTTTGACCCTCTGGACTTTGAGGATTTTAAAATATAG
- a CDS encoding M20/M25/M40 family metallo-hydrolase, with the protein MTAIKRTFFLTTLFNLLLVMGIHAQKLTKEQIETASKKALPNALENLMDFLKIPNDGNYPEQIEANLERCITIFSEIGFETQRLETNGAPLLLAEKKYPKNTKTLLFYMQIDGQPVDSTEWHQPSPYLPVVKQQTTDGEWEIISYAPNKIPLNMDWRIFARSASDSKGPAMAFISALRILENLGKTPEHNLKVIMDFQEELGSPDLPEVVEKFRDLLSADGILIMDGTRHLSNWPTLTYGARGIATATLTVFGAKTPLHSGQYGNFAPNPVFEASRLLGSLKNEHGLVQIPGFYEGINLTESEKEKLNQVPEDLDDIKMELGIFQPDKVGETYQEALQYPTLNVRGLKAAWVKKEVRTIIPSEVVAEIDMRLVPESDGKRLMESLKQYIVDYGFHLVDSIPTDEERATYPKLASFTYKLGSKPFRTDFDSSMGSMLNRAMTRLFNDKFVNMRTTGGSQPIAPFINTLGVPGVALRIPNPDNSIHSPNENLRIGNYLEGIMSCLAVLTEPMD; encoded by the coding sequence ATGACAGCCATAAAACGTACCTTCTTTCTGACCACCTTGTTCAATCTGTTGTTGGTCATGGGCATACATGCCCAAAAGCTAACTAAGGAACAGATTGAAACTGCTTCAAAAAAAGCATTGCCCAATGCCTTAGAAAATCTAATGGATTTTCTAAAAATTCCGAATGATGGAAATTATCCTGAACAAATTGAGGCCAATTTAGAACGCTGCATCACCATTTTTTCGGAAATCGGTTTTGAAACCCAGCGTTTGGAGACCAATGGAGCTCCCCTACTCCTTGCTGAAAAGAAGTATCCAAAGAATACAAAGACCCTACTGTTTTACATGCAGATTGATGGCCAACCTGTGGATTCCACGGAATGGCATCAACCTAGCCCTTACCTTCCCGTCGTGAAGCAACAAACCACGGATGGCGAATGGGAAATCATTTCGTATGCCCCCAACAAAATACCATTGAATATGGATTGGCGGATTTTTGCTCGATCAGCCTCAGACTCTAAAGGACCTGCCATGGCCTTTATTTCTGCATTGCGCATATTGGAAAATCTAGGCAAAACCCCAGAACACAACCTTAAAGTCATTATGGATTTTCAGGAGGAATTGGGTTCTCCGGACCTTCCCGAAGTAGTTGAAAAATTTCGAGACCTTCTTTCCGCCGATGGTATCCTAATTATGGACGGAACACGTCATCTCTCCAACTGGCCCACACTGACCTACGGGGCCCGCGGTATTGCAACAGCAACTCTGACTGTTTTTGGTGCAAAAACCCCCCTACACAGTGGGCAATATGGAAATTTCGCCCCCAATCCGGTTTTTGAGGCCTCCCGATTGCTGGGTTCCCTTAAAAATGAACATGGTCTTGTGCAGATTCCAGGATTTTATGAGGGTATCAACCTTACTGAAAGCGAAAAGGAAAAACTCAATCAAGTTCCAGAAGACCTAGACGATATAAAAATGGAACTTGGTATTTTTCAACCCGACAAAGTCGGAGAGACTTACCAAGAAGCTTTGCAATACCCCACTTTGAATGTTAGAGGCCTAAAAGCTGCGTGGGTGAAGAAAGAAGTTCGGACCATAATTCCATCAGAAGTTGTTGCGGAGATTGATATGCGACTGGTTCCTGAATCTGATGGAAAACGGTTAATGGAATCGTTAAAACAATACATCGTGGATTACGGATTTCACTTGGTGGATTCCATTCCCACGGATGAGGAGCGTGCAACATATCCTAAATTGGCATCGTTCACCTACAAACTGGGGTCCAAACCTTTCCGTACCGACTTTGATTCTTCCATGGGCAGCATGTTGAACCGTGCCATGACCCGTCTCTTTAATGATAAATTTGTGAACATGCGAACTACTGGTGGGTCCCAGCCCATTGCTCCTTTTATCAATACGCTTGGGGTCCCTGGAGTCGCCTTGCGCATTCCCAATCCCGATAACAGTATTCATTCGCCAAATGAAAATCTACGGATTGGTAATTATTTGGAAGGTATTATGTCCTGTTTGGCAGTATTGACAGAACCTATGGACTAA
- the sucC gene encoding ADP-forming succinate--CoA ligase subunit beta, which produces MNLHEYQGKEILASFGVRIQRGIVARNAKEAVDAAKQLTQETGTGWHVIKAQVHAGGRGKGGGVKLAKNLKEVEELAGNIIGMNLITPQTSAEGKKVHQVLVAEDVYYPGDSETNEFYMSVLLNRGTGRNMVMYSTEGGMDIEEVAEKTPHLIFTEEIDPATGLLPFQARRIAFNLGLSGTAFKEMVKFVSALYKAYEQSDASLFEINPVLKTSDDKIMAVDAKVSIDDNALYRRKTYAEMRDLREENPIEVEAREVGLNYVDLDGNVGCMVNGAGLAMATMDLIKMAGGEPANFLDVGGTADAKRVEEAFRIILKDPNVKAILINIFGGIVRCDRVAQGVVDAYKNMGDAIKVPIIVRLQGTNAELAKEIIDNSGLAVHSAVQFQEAADKVKEVLS; this is translated from the coding sequence ATGAATCTTCACGAATATCAAGGAAAAGAAATTTTGGCCAGCTTTGGGGTTAGGATCCAACGAGGAATCGTGGCCCGAAACGCAAAGGAAGCGGTAGATGCCGCTAAACAATTGACGCAGGAAACCGGAACCGGTTGGCATGTTATAAAAGCTCAGGTGCATGCCGGAGGCCGTGGTAAAGGTGGAGGTGTTAAGTTGGCCAAAAACTTGAAAGAAGTGGAAGAGTTGGCAGGGAACATCATAGGAATGAACCTGATTACGCCGCAAACATCTGCTGAAGGAAAAAAAGTACATCAAGTGTTGGTGGCCGAAGATGTCTACTATCCTGGAGATAGCGAAACCAATGAATTTTATATGTCCGTGTTGTTGAACAGGGGCACTGGAAGAAATATGGTGATGTACTCCACTGAAGGAGGGATGGACATTGAGGAAGTTGCCGAAAAGACCCCACATTTGATTTTTACCGAAGAAATTGACCCTGCGACTGGACTCTTACCGTTCCAAGCGAGACGAATCGCTTTTAATTTAGGACTGTCTGGCACCGCATTTAAGGAGATGGTGAAGTTTGTTTCAGCCTTGTACAAAGCTTATGAACAAAGTGATGCCAGTCTTTTTGAAATTAATCCAGTATTGAAGACATCAGACGATAAAATCATGGCTGTGGATGCCAAGGTTTCCATTGACGATAATGCCCTTTACCGCAGAAAGACCTATGCCGAAATGCGGGACCTTCGCGAGGAAAACCCCATTGAGGTTGAAGCCCGTGAGGTGGGATTGAACTATGTGGATTTGGACGGAAACGTAGGTTGCATGGTAAACGGAGCCGGATTGGCCATGGCCACCATGGATTTGATCAAGATGGCTGGAGGCGAACCTGCAAACTTCTTGGATGTAGGAGGTACCGCAGATGCCAAAAGGGTTGAAGAAGCGTTCCGCATTATTTTAAAAGATCCAAATGTGAAAGCGATATTGATTAATATATTCGGAGGTATTGTGCGTTGCGATCGTGTGGCGCAGGGTGTTGTGGATGCCTATAAGAATATGGGTGATGCCATTAAAGTACCAATTATTGTCCGACTTCAAGGTACCAATGCCGAATTGGCCAAAGAGATTATCGATAACTCTGGATTGGCAGTACACTCCGCAGTACAGTTCCAAGAAGCTGCAGATAAAGTAAAAGAGGTTTTGAGTTGA
- the lysA gene encoding diaminopimelate decarboxylase codes for MNSKDLIKLTEQFGAPLYVYDADKIASQYQRLTKAFEGVPQLRLNYAAKALSNISILRLMNHLGSGLDTVSIQEVKLGLMAGFKPESIIYTPNGVSLEEIEEAAALGVQVNIDNLSILEQFGSKHPDIPVCIRINPHVMAGGNSKISVGHIDSKFGISIHQIPHLLRIVELTNMNINGIHMHTGSDILDIDVFLYASEILFETAKNFKDLEFIDFGSGFKVPYKAGDIQTNIEELGKKLTTRFNQFCEEYGKSLTLAFEPGKFLVSEAGYFLAKVNVVKQTTSTVFASIDSGFNHLIRPMLYGSNHEIINISNPKGRERYYSVVGYICETDTFGSNRRINEISEGDILCFRNAGAYCFTMASNYNSRFRPAEVLWYNGKAHLIRERETFDDILRNQVDVKELFEVPQKEAVK; via the coding sequence ATGAACTCCAAAGACCTGATAAAATTAACGGAGCAGTTTGGTGCTCCGCTCTACGTATATGATGCCGACAAAATCGCTTCGCAATACCAAAGATTGACGAAAGCTTTTGAAGGTGTACCCCAACTACGCTTGAATTATGCCGCCAAAGCACTGTCAAACATAAGCATTCTTAGGCTGATGAACCATTTGGGCAGCGGTCTGGACACGGTTTCCATTCAAGAAGTAAAACTGGGGCTCATGGCCGGATTTAAACCGGAGTCCATCATTTACACGCCCAATGGAGTTTCTTTGGAAGAGATAGAGGAAGCTGCAGCTCTTGGCGTTCAGGTTAATATTGACAACCTCTCCATTTTGGAACAGTTTGGCAGCAAGCATCCTGATATTCCTGTTTGCATTCGCATTAATCCGCATGTAATGGCTGGAGGGAATTCCAAAATTTCTGTGGGGCATATTGACTCTAAATTTGGAATCAGCATCCATCAAATTCCACATTTGTTGCGTATTGTGGAATTGACCAACATGAACATCAATGGCATCCACATGCACACTGGAAGCGATATTCTGGACATTGATGTGTTCCTGTACGCTTCTGAAATATTGTTTGAAACCGCCAAAAACTTCAAGGATTTGGAATTCATTGATTTTGGAAGTGGCTTCAAGGTTCCCTATAAAGCTGGCGATATTCAGACCAACATTGAAGAACTGGGCAAAAAATTGACCACCCGTTTCAACCAATTCTGTGAGGAATATGGCAAAAGCCTGACCTTGGCATTTGAACCCGGTAAGTTTTTGGTGAGTGAAGCAGGGTACTTTTTGGCCAAGGTAAATGTGGTTAAACAAACCACCTCCACGGTGTTTGCCAGCATAGATTCCGGATTCAACCATTTGATTCGCCCTATGCTCTACGGTTCCAACCATGAGATCATCAATATCTCCAATCCTAAAGGAAGGGAGCGGTACTACTCGGTAGTAGGGTATATCTGTGAAACCGATACGTTTGGTAGTAACCGTAGGATCAATGAAATTTCGGAAGGTGATATTCTTTGTTTCCGAAATGCGGGTGCTTACTGCTTCACCATGGCCAGCAATTACAACTCCAGATTCCGACCAGCAGAGGTACTTTGGTACAATGGTAAGGCCCATTTGATTCGCGAGCGGGAAACTTTTGATGATATCTTGAGGAATCAAGTTGATGTAAAAGAACTGTTTGAGGTGCCCCAAAAAGAGGCGGTAAAATAG
- a CDS encoding Hsp20/alpha crystallin family protein, with protein sequence MSLVKRNNMFFPSLMNDFMGPDWFGGSEKWNTSVPAVNIKDNEKNFELELAVPGVKKDDFSVEVDNDVLTISSEMKSENEETKENYTRKEFSYSSFKRAFTLPDTVDGSKIDAKYEDGILKLTLPKKQEALPKPKRLISIG encoded by the coding sequence ATGAGTTTAGTAAAAAGAAACAACATGTTTTTTCCGTCCTTGATGAACGATTTTATGGGACCCGATTGGTTTGGTGGATCAGAAAAGTGGAATACTTCTGTTCCCGCCGTAAATATTAAGGATAATGAAAAGAATTTTGAATTGGAATTAGCTGTTCCTGGTGTAAAGAAAGATGATTTTTCCGTTGAAGTGGACAATGATGTTTTGACCATTTCCAGCGAGATGAAATCAGAAAACGAAGAAACAAAGGAAAACTATACCAGAAAGGAATTTTCGTATTCTTCCTTCAAAAGGGCCTTTACATTGCCGGACACCGTAGACGGTTCTAAAATCGATGCGAAGTACGAAGATGGAATATTGAAATTGACCTTGCCCAAAAAGCAAGAAGCATTGCCAAAACCAAAACGATTGATCTCAATCGGATAA
- a CDS encoding T9SS type B sorting domain-containing protein: MGICCVASAQKQTSNWYFGSRAGLTFNDDGSVTPLDDGNLNTIEGCASISDEEGQLLFYTDGINVYNSTHSRMPNGFGLYGDTSSSQSALVVPMPENDDIFYIFTVDTKIRPDDLYHGFNYSVVDMALNDGLGDVVQKNIRLLSFCSEKITAVLKDCNDRSAWVVTLSTKNGNEGDYFDTYHAFEINSSGLMTNSVKSTFNNSNFTDRRGYLKFSPDGTKMANANVFNGLFLYDFDTTTGSLSNQQRLYVPTVQSPYAYGIEFSSNNRFLYAHTYNDDGAQFEEDNHAALLQYDLDAPNITSSVVVLDESDIFRGALQLGLNGKIYRTISETYQIGSPYLGVIHNPNRKGTAANYQHNAIQLSGLARQGLPPFIQSYFNKIDLIRNPDGSTSSEMTLCEAGTITLQADDIADATYFWQKDGVPISNNTATLDITNASEEDEGAYSVEVIPLDPGLCPTIGEAMIYVNPIPEAGDIQLIQCDYHGDTSDGLALFNLTEVSTSDSPTAYLQYYFYLSGTDLQNEISIQNPTRFQNTMPFNQTVHYKVTDGHCENTGTIQLLASPMDADNDPISFFACDDSPNDGELNGLVDFDYLRATHFPSFETTFFNSPEDALVEENQIEEASYISDGAPIYARLENSNACQGIREITMIIQESPMVSLENGYVVCTDNPNLSITAPSVFDVYTWYSVAVNGNETFHASGPIANFQTPGDYILEVGRIHDVANNWVCYGRTDFQVEPSNLAVVEEAMVSDVSDNNTVQISVTGDGVYEYALQDPMGPYQDSNTFENVPPGFLDIYIRDKKGCGTTHGKIAVIGYPKFFTPNGDNVNDYWQIQGLEAELDLNSTVSIFDKYGKLVSNIRLDSSGWNGMFNSQKMPASDYWFRTILPDGREIKGHFTLKR, from the coding sequence GGCCTATATGGGGACACCTCTAGTTCACAGTCGGCATTGGTGGTGCCCATGCCAGAGAACGATGACATATTTTATATCTTCACCGTAGATACCAAAATCCGACCAGATGACCTTTACCATGGTTTTAACTATTCTGTTGTGGATATGGCCCTAAATGACGGTTTGGGGGATGTGGTCCAAAAGAATATTCGGTTATTGTCCTTTTGTAGTGAAAAAATTACCGCCGTATTGAAGGATTGCAACGACCGCTCTGCTTGGGTTGTGACCCTCTCAACAAAAAATGGTAACGAAGGAGATTATTTTGATACCTATCACGCCTTTGAGATAAACTCAAGCGGATTAATGACTAACTCGGTAAAATCCACTTTTAACAATTCTAATTTTACGGACAGGCGTGGTTACCTCAAATTTTCGCCTGATGGCACTAAAATGGCCAATGCCAATGTATTTAACGGGTTGTTCCTGTACGATTTTGACACCACCACTGGAAGCTTGTCCAATCAACAACGGTTGTATGTTCCCACAGTTCAAAGCCCCTACGCATACGGAATAGAGTTTTCCAGCAACAACCGGTTCCTCTATGCACACACCTATAATGATGATGGGGCACAATTCGAGGAAGATAATCATGCCGCTTTACTACAATACGATTTGGATGCCCCTAATATTACCAGTTCAGTGGTCGTTTTGGATGAAAGTGACATCTTTCGCGGAGCCCTTCAATTGGGTCTAAACGGAAAAATCTACAGGACTATTTCCGAAACATACCAAATAGGCTCGCCCTATTTGGGGGTTATTCATAATCCCAATCGCAAAGGTACCGCAGCCAACTATCAACACAATGCCATTCAACTCAGTGGACTGGCACGCCAAGGACTCCCTCCTTTTATACAGTCTTACTTCAACAAAATTGACCTGATTAGAAACCCAGATGGTTCAACATCCAGTGAAATGACACTCTGTGAAGCCGGTACTATTACGTTGCAGGCAGACGACATTGCCGATGCAACGTACTTTTGGCAGAAAGATGGTGTTCCTATTTCCAACAATACGGCAACGCTTGATATCACCAATGCCAGTGAGGAAGATGAAGGTGCTTACAGTGTAGAGGTCATTCCGCTGGATCCTGGTTTGTGCCCCACTATTGGAGAGGCCATGATTTATGTTAATCCCATTCCTGAAGCTGGCGACATTCAGCTAATTCAATGCGATTACCATGGGGATACCTCTGATGGACTGGCTCTGTTTAATCTAACAGAAGTTTCAACAAGTGACAGCCCAACTGCGTATTTACAATATTATTTTTATTTGAGCGGCACGGATCTTCAAAATGAAATCTCCATCCAAAACCCAACCCGTTTCCAAAATACAATGCCATTCAATCAAACTGTTCATTACAAAGTAACCGACGGACATTGTGAAAATACGGGGACTATACAACTTTTGGCATCACCAATGGATGCGGACAATGATCCCATTTCTTTTTTTGCTTGCGACGACTCTCCAAATGATGGTGAACTCAATGGCTTAGTAGATTTTGATTATCTAAGAGCAACACATTTTCCAAGTTTTGAAACCACCTTCTTCAACAGTCCAGAGGACGCCCTGGTGGAAGAGAACCAAATTGAAGAGGCAAGCTATATTTCTGATGGAGCCCCTATCTATGCAAGATTGGAGAACAGCAACGCCTGTCAAGGGATTCGTGAGATAACCATGATAATTCAAGAAAGTCCTATGGTTTCCTTGGAAAACGGTTATGTTGTGTGTACGGACAATCCGAATTTATCCATAACCGCCCCCAGTGTATTTGATGTTTACACTTGGTATTCCGTAGCGGTCAATGGAAATGAAACCTTCCATGCTTCGGGACCAATTGCCAATTTCCAAACACCAGGTGACTACATTTTGGAAGTGGGAAGAATACACGATGTCGCCAATAATTGGGTATGTTATGGCCGTACTGATTTTCAGGTAGAACCTTCCAACCTTGCAGTTGTAGAAGAGGCCATGGTCAGCGATGTTTCTGATAATAACACTGTACAAATCTCGGTCACGGGGGATGGAGTGTATGAGTACGCCTTGCAAGACCCGATGGGTCCATATCAAGATTCAAATACTTTTGAAAATGTGCCGCCAGGATTTTTAGACATCTATATCAGGGATAAAAAAGGATGTGGAACCACACACGGCAAGATAGCTGTGATAGGTTATCCCAAATTCTTTACGCCCAATGGGGACAACGTTAACGACTATTGGCAAATCCAAGGGCTCGAAGCAGAACTCGATTTGAACAGTACCGTGTCCATATTTGACAAGTACGGAAAGTTAGTTTCCAATATTAGGTTGGATAGTAGCGGATGGAATGGTATGTTCAATTCACAAAAAATGCCTGCTTCAGATTATTGGTTTAGGACCATTCTTCCGGACGGCAGGGAAATAAAAGGGCATTTCACCCTAAAACGATAA